In Musa acuminata AAA Group cultivar baxijiao chromosome BXJ2-8, Cavendish_Baxijiao_AAA, whole genome shotgun sequence, one genomic interval encodes:
- the LOC135619781 gene encoding uncharacterized protein LOC135619781, whose product MAGDMDASGDFYSVLGLKKECSEAELRNAYKKLALKWHPDKCSASGNEIRMKEAKQQFQEIQKAYSVLSDSNKRFLYDVGAYDKDDDKDEEGMVEFLGEMAQMMRQTKRCGSGQESFEQLQQMFVEMFHDDLDAGFCGHSSATSGAASCGNKRDNSAMDSGKRKPDELDPAAIGFCLGTKDAGQSSKGRGSNSKRRNRRKQKASSKHDNSSHNAKVSA is encoded by the exons ATGGCGGGCGACATGGATGCAAGCGGCGATTTCTACTCGGTGCTGGGTTTGAAGAAGGAGTGCTCCGAGGCGGAGCTCAGGAATGCGTACAAGAAGCTCGCTTTG AAGTGGCATCCCGATAAGTGCTCGGCGTCGGGTAATGAGATTCGCATGAAGGAAGCGAAGCAGCAGTTCCAGGAGATCCAGAAAGCCTACTCTG TTCTCTCCGACTCCAACAAGAGATTTCTGTACGATGTTGGAGCCTACGACAAAGACGACGACAAAGACGAAGAG GGGATGGTGGAGTTTCTTGGGGAGATGGCGCAAATGATGAGGCAAACCAAACGCTGT GGGAGCGGCCAGGAGAGCTTCGAGCAGCTGCAGCAGATGTTCGTGGAGATGTTCCACGACGATCTGGACGCGGGATTCTGCGGCCACTCCTCGGCCACCTCGGGCGCGGCGTCCTGCGGCAACAAACGGGACAACTCGGCGATGGACTCGGGCAAGCGGAAGCCGGACGAGTTGGACCCGGCCGCCATTGGGTTCTGCCTCGGG ACAAAGGATGCAGGGCAATCCTCAAAAGGAAGAGGCAGCAACAGCAAGAGAAGGAACAGAAGAAAGCAAAAGGCATCATCCAAGCATGACAATTCATCTCACAATGCTAAGGTCTCAGCTTAG